A stretch of Flavobacterium sp. N1994 DNA encodes these proteins:
- a CDS encoding aminotransferase class III-fold pyridoxal phosphate-dependent enzyme: MITKEQTLTKEQIISDSKEFSLFSWSAQASVNPIAIERAGGVYLYDYDGNRIIDFSSGLMSVNIGHGDQRVTDAVVEQMQKVSFVTPSCTTEIRAKLSRKLAEICPGDLNKAFYTLCGTSSIDNAIKLARLYTGRHKIIGRYRAFHGGSIGGMTVGGDPRKLANDSQQMPNAVHLDDPYYFFGMKNLDEATKLSLSLEYVERVIHLEGKTNIAAFIFEGESGSSGCLHYPKGYLKGVKALCEKYEILFVADEVMSGFGRTGKWFGFENHDIIPDMICMAKGLTASYLPLGCLMVSDKIASKFESTPMMIGLTYNGHPVALAAALAVINIYESDRLIENTRKMGVYLESRIEAMRAQHPSMGTFRNTGLLGCLDILKNKATGELIAPYNAAGDDLKVTNQIAAKVRELGLYTFVRWGYIFIAPPLCVTEAQIDEGLAIISEALKISDAALVN; this comes from the coding sequence ATGATTACAAAAGAACAAACCTTGACCAAAGAGCAAATCATAAGTGATAGCAAAGAATTTAGTTTATTTTCTTGGTCAGCACAAGCGAGTGTCAATCCGATTGCTATTGAAAGAGCCGGAGGCGTTTATTTATACGATTACGATGGGAACAGAATCATTGATTTTTCATCAGGCTTAATGTCGGTAAATATTGGTCATGGTGACCAACGTGTTACCGATGCCGTTGTAGAACAAATGCAAAAAGTAAGTTTTGTAACGCCAAGTTGCACCACAGAAATCAGAGCTAAGTTATCGAGAAAGTTAGCTGAAATCTGTCCAGGCGATTTGAACAAAGCGTTTTATACTTTATGTGGAACTTCTTCAATTGACAATGCTATTAAATTGGCAAGATTGTACACAGGTAGGCATAAAATTATCGGAAGATACAGAGCCTTTCACGGAGGTTCCATAGGTGGAATGACTGTTGGGGGAGACCCAAGAAAGTTAGCTAATGATTCCCAACAAATGCCCAATGCGGTTCATTTAGATGATCCTTATTATTTCTTCGGTATGAAAAATCTAGACGAAGCCACCAAGTTAAGCTTGAGTTTGGAATACGTAGAAAGAGTTATTCATTTGGAAGGCAAAACCAATATCGCTGCGTTTATCTTTGAAGGTGAAAGCGGTTCTTCGGGTTGTTTACATTATCCAAAAGGCTATTTAAAAGGAGTTAAAGCTCTTTGTGAAAAATATGAAATCCTTTTCGTTGCTGATGAGGTAATGAGTGGCTTTGGACGTACAGGAAAATGGTTTGGTTTTGAAAACCATGACATTATTCCTGATATGATTTGTATGGCCAAAGGATTGACGGCATCATATTTACCGCTAGGTTGTCTGATGGTTTCAGATAAAATAGCCTCTAAATTTGAAAGTACGCCGATGATGATTGGTCTTACTTACAATGGTCACCCAGTAGCTTTGGCTGCAGCTTTAGCCGTAATCAACATCTACGAAAGTGATAGACTGATTGAAAACACTCGTAAAATGGGAGTCTATTTAGAGTCCAGAATTGAAGCGATGAGAGCACAGCATCCAAGTATGGGAACATTCCGAAACACCGGATTGTTGGGTTGTTTAGATATTTTAAAAAACAAAGCAACAGGGGAACTAATTGCTCCTTATAATGCCGCTGGTGATGATTTAAAAGTAACCAATCAAATCGCAGCAAAAGTTAGAGAATTGGGATTATACACTTTCGTACGTTGGGGCTATATATTTATAGCACCACCATTATGTGTTACGGAAGCGCAAATCGATGAAGGTTTAGCCATCATAAGTGAAGCCTTGAAAATTTCTGATGCAGCTTTAGTTAACTAA
- a CDS encoding NCS1 family nucleobase:cation symporter-1 → MSENLNHTNSSLYSEDLAPVSAEKRTWTTWNYAALWISMSLCIPTYMLSSSLIEGGMNWWQAILTIFLGNTIVLIPMILNGHAGAKYGIPFPVFARASFGTMGANIPALLRAIVACGWFGIQTWIGGFAIYQMVRLWIPSIEKLPQLFPDSFGLQTGPAICFFLFWLLNMYVVYLGVESIRKLLVFKAIFLPVAALALLFWAISAAHGLGPILETHSKFTNSVDFFHFFFPALTGMVGFWATLSLNIPDFTRYATSQQAQIKGQIYGLPTSMTMFAFVGVVVTSATAIVFGTTIWDPVILAGKFDSKLLVSIAMIAVAISTLATNIAANIVSPANDFANLSPSKIDFRKGGYITGIIGIMIFPWKLIADPSGYIFTWLVGYSSLLGPVGGIMIVDYYFVRKQKLIVDDLYNTNGIYTFSKGFNFSAIIALIIGIFPNVPGFFTTIKVFPPEMFPTWILGLYNYAWFVGFALSGLIYWLLMKKK, encoded by the coding sequence ATGTCCGAAAACCTTAATCATACAAACTCGTCGTTGTATAGTGAAGACTTGGCTCCAGTTTCAGCCGAAAAACGAACCTGGACCACATGGAATTATGCTGCTCTTTGGATTAGCATGAGTCTTTGCATTCCCACCTATATGTTGTCGAGTTCATTGATTGAAGGAGGAATGAATTGGTGGCAAGCGATATTAACTATCTTTTTAGGAAACACGATTGTCTTAATTCCGATGATTTTAAACGGTCATGCAGGTGCTAAGTATGGCATCCCTTTTCCGGTATTTGCTAGAGCGAGTTTTGGAACCATGGGAGCTAATATTCCAGCATTGCTTCGAGCAATTGTAGCTTGCGGATGGTTTGGAATACAAACTTGGATTGGCGGATTTGCCATTTATCAAATGGTTCGTCTTTGGATACCTAGCATTGAAAAATTACCACAACTATTTCCTGACTCCTTCGGATTACAAACGGGACCAGCTATTTGTTTTTTCTTGTTTTGGTTATTGAATATGTATGTGGTTTATTTGGGAGTGGAAAGCATAAGAAAGTTATTGGTATTCAAAGCCATCTTTTTACCAGTTGCAGCTTTAGCCTTATTATTTTGGGCTATTAGTGCGGCACATGGTTTAGGCCCAATATTAGAAACCCATTCTAAATTTACCAATTCAGTTGATTTCTTTCATTTCTTTTTCCCTGCGCTAACTGGAATGGTAGGTTTTTGGGCAACTTTATCGTTGAATATTCCCGATTTTACAAGATATGCCACTTCACAGCAAGCGCAAATCAAAGGCCAGATATACGGCTTACCAACCTCAATGACTATGTTCGCATTTGTTGGAGTAGTAGTGACTTCAGCAACAGCTATAGTATTTGGAACTACGATTTGGGATCCGGTTATTCTTGCTGGAAAATTCGATAGTAAACTATTAGTAAGCATAGCTATGATTGCAGTAGCCATCTCAACATTAGCGACCAATATTGCAGCTAATATTGTTAGTCCGGCCAATGACTTTGCCAATTTATCACCATCTAAAATTGATTTCAGAAAAGGAGGTTATATTACAGGAATCATTGGCATAATGATTTTTCCTTGGAAATTAATAGCCGATCCATCTGGGTATATTTTCACTTGGTTGGTTGGTTATTCCAGTTTATTAGGACCTGTCGGAGGGATTATGATTGTAGATTATTATTTCGTCAGAAAGCAAAAATTGATAGTGGACGATTTATACAATACCAACGGAATTTATACGTTTTCAAAAGGATTCAATTTTAGCGCCATCATCGCTTTAATCATTGGAATTTTTCCCAATGTCCCCGGATTTTTCACCACAATAAAAGTATTTCCGCCAGAAATGTTTCCAACGTGGATTTTAGGTTTATATAACTACGCTTGGTTCGTTGGGTTTGCCTTAAGTGGACTTATTTATTGGTTATTAATGAAGAAAAAATAA
- the hydA gene encoding dihydropyrimidinase gives MSILIKNGRIITATDDYVADIFIEGETISSIGKNLNVTADEVIDASGKLVMPGGIDPHVHLDMPFMGTYSSDNYETGTRAALYGGTTTVIDFILQTQGNSLQSALQEWKGRSDNNAVGDYSFHMAVTDFNEETKKEIQHFIEVEGITSFKTFMAYKGALMIDDRQMVGLMQEVKKHGGLINVHATNGDMIDFLIAKHKSEGKLAPLYHYLSQPEVTEAEASSRFADMADYTGCPGYIVHLTCEGALNAVRFATRRNQHVFVETCIQYLILDASLYEQNFEGAKWVMSPPLREKKDQETLWAGLNQGLVNVVATDHCPFMWEQKLMGKDDFSKIPNGHPAIENRMELLFSEGVNKGRITLNKYVEVASTNAAKIFGMFPKKGTIAIGSDADIVLFDANEKHTLSAKTHHMNVDYSGYEGWELTGKVKTVLLRGKVVIDNNECKVQKGYGQFVKRNKVEGKI, from the coding sequence ATGAGTATTTTAATTAAAAACGGAAGAATTATAACCGCTACCGATGATTATGTAGCAGACATTTTTATAGAAGGGGAAACGATTTCGTCTATCGGTAAAAACTTAAATGTAACAGCTGATGAAGTAATTGATGCTTCAGGGAAATTAGTAATGCCAGGCGGAATTGATCCACACGTACATTTAGACATGCCCTTTATGGGAACGTATTCTAGTGACAATTACGAAACTGGAACACGCGCTGCTCTTTATGGAGGAACCACTACTGTGATTGATTTCATTCTGCAAACCCAAGGAAATAGTCTGCAATCAGCCTTACAAGAATGGAAAGGAAGAAGCGATAATAATGCGGTGGGGGATTACAGTTTCCACATGGCGGTGACTGATTTCAACGAAGAAACCAAAAAAGAAATTCAGCATTTTATTGAAGTTGAAGGCATCACGTCTTTTAAAACATTCATGGCCTACAAAGGAGCTTTAATGATTGATGACCGCCAAATGGTTGGATTAATGCAGGAAGTAAAAAAGCACGGAGGATTAATCAATGTTCACGCTACAAATGGCGACATGATTGATTTTCTGATTGCCAAACATAAATCAGAAGGGAAATTAGCACCACTATATCATTATTTATCACAACCCGAAGTGACCGAAGCAGAAGCCAGCAGTCGTTTTGCCGATATGGCGGATTACACCGGTTGTCCAGGTTATATTGTTCACTTGACTTGTGAAGGTGCTTTGAATGCCGTGCGTTTCGCAACCAGAAGAAACCAACATGTGTTTGTGGAAACTTGTATCCAATATTTGATTTTAGATGCGAGTTTGTATGAACAAAACTTTGAAGGTGCCAAATGGGTAATGAGTCCTCCGTTACGTGAAAAGAAAGACCAAGAAACCCTTTGGGCCGGATTAAATCAAGGATTAGTTAATGTAGTAGCCACCGACCATTGTCCGTTTATGTGGGAACAAAAACTTATGGGGAAAGACGATTTCTCAAAAATTCCGAATGGTCATCCAGCGATAGAAAACAGAATGGAATTACTCTTCAGCGAAGGAGTAAACAAAGGCAGAATCACGTTAAATAAATATGTAGAAGTGGCGTCAACCAATGCCGCTAAAATATTTGGTATGTTCCCTAAAAAAGGAACGATTGCTATTGGTAGTGATGCCGATATTGTATTATTTGATGCCAATGAAAAACATACCCTTTCCGCCAAAACACATCACATGAATGTAGATTATAGCGGCTACGAAGGTTGGGAACTTACAGGTAAAGTAAAAACGGTTTTGCTTCGAGGAAAAGTGGTCATCGATAATAACGAATGTAAAGTGCAAAAAGGCTACGGTCAATTTGTGAAACGAAATAAAGTAGAAGGAAAAATTTAA
- a CDS encoding nitrilase-related carbon-nitrogen hydrolase produces MARIVKSGLIQLSLAKTEGEGTIPEIMEAMVQKHIPFIEEAGRQGVQILCFQEIFNTPYFCPGQDSAWYASAESVPGPTTERMQVYAKKYDMVIIVPVYEKDQAGVLYNTAAVIDADGTYLGKYRKNHIPQTGGFWEKYFFKPGNLGYPVFQTKYAKVGVYICYDRHFPDGARCLGLNGAEIVYNPSATTVGQSQNLWKLEQPAHAVANGYFMGCINRVGIEKPWNLGRFYGTSYFVNPLGEIFACASEDKDELLVAEFDLDLIEQIRSKWQFYRDRRPETYGEITAP; encoded by the coding sequence ATGGCAAGAATAGTAAAATCAGGCTTAATTCAGTTGAGTTTAGCCAAAACAGAAGGCGAAGGAACCATTCCAGAAATTATGGAAGCCATGGTGCAAAAGCATATCCCGTTTATTGAAGAAGCAGGAAGACAAGGCGTTCAGATTCTTTGTTTCCAAGAAATTTTTAATACTCCCTATTTCTGTCCAGGACAAGATAGTGCTTGGTATGCTTCAGCAGAAAGCGTTCCTGGTCCAACTACAGAAAGAATGCAAGTCTACGCCAAGAAATATGATATGGTGATTATTGTTCCTGTTTATGAAAAAGATCAAGCAGGAGTTTTATACAATACCGCTGCCGTCATTGATGCAGATGGAACTTACTTGGGTAAATACCGTAAAAATCATATTCCACAAACAGGCGGTTTTTGGGAAAAATATTTCTTTAAACCAGGGAATTTAGGCTATCCCGTTTTTCAAACGAAGTACGCTAAAGTTGGGGTTTACATTTGTTACGACCGACATTTCCCTGATGGCGCAAGATGTCTAGGATTAAACGGAGCTGAAATTGTTTACAATCCATCAGCAACTACCGTAGGGCAATCTCAAAACTTATGGAAATTGGAACAACCCGCACATGCTGTTGCCAATGGCTATTTCATGGGTTGCATCAATAGAGTAGGTATAGAGAAACCATGGAACCTCGGACGCTTTTACGGCACCTCGTATTTTGTAAATCCGTTAGGCGAAATCTTTGCTTGTGCTTCCGAAGATAAAGATGAACTGTTAGTAGCCGAATTTGATTTGGATTTAATTGAACAAATTAGAAGTAAATGGCAATTCTATAGAGACCGAAGACCAGAAACTTATGGCGAAATCACAGCACCTTAA
- a CDS encoding NAD(P)-dependent oxidoreductase has translation MSIKNNRLTQAEYQENFADIHPPFETRDAAVVEANRCLFCYDPPCMKSCPTSINVPKFIRQITTDNLKGSAHTIFSSNIMGAGCSKVCPVEKLCEGACVYNLMHETPINIAKLQRYSTEKAMENKWQLFDRKPSKGKKVAIVGAGPAGLSCAHTLSREGIDVTIYEKESKGGGLMTYGIAAYKVTPEFCEDEVNYITSIGGIDIKYNQEFGKDITLEQLQKDYDAVYMAFGIGLARQLDIEGEHLEGVEDAIKFIYELRNNDYSKIAVGDKVAVIGMGMTAIDAATQAKRLGASDVTLVYRRTQAEMPCTEKELDIAKLDGCKVIWLASPKEIKGNNGKVSQLICDVMKLGEPDASGRRSPVVSGETFTLDVDMVIKAAGQMPFQSLVNDNNIQNNNGKIVVDGKSVSKIAGVFAGGDCVNGGREVVDAVQAGKDGAAAILKYIISPDYIIESELKPTFNN, from the coding sequence ATGAGCATAAAAAATAACCGATTAACCCAGGCAGAATATCAGGAAAACTTCGCTGATATCCACCCACCTTTTGAAACACGAGATGCAGCAGTGGTTGAAGCCAACCGTTGTTTGTTTTGTTACGACCCTCCTTGTATGAAGTCGTGTCCAACATCTATTAACGTACCAAAATTCATCAGACAAATTACCACCGATAACCTTAAAGGATCGGCACATACTATTTTTTCTTCCAACATTATGGGAGCTGGTTGCAGTAAAGTCTGTCCGGTAGAAAAATTGTGTGAAGGGGCTTGCGTCTATAATTTAATGCACGAAACACCCATCAACATAGCCAAACTCCAACGTTATTCGACAGAAAAAGCTATGGAAAACAAATGGCAATTATTCGATAGAAAACCATCAAAAGGTAAAAAAGTGGCCATTGTAGGAGCTGGTCCTGCTGGATTGAGTTGTGCTCACACCCTTAGCCGTGAAGGAATCGATGTAACTATTTATGAAAAAGAAAGCAAAGGTGGTGGTTTGATGACCTATGGAATTGCCGCTTATAAAGTAACGCCAGAATTCTGTGAAGATGAGGTGAATTACATTACTTCAATTGGAGGAATTGATATTAAATACAATCAGGAATTTGGGAAAGATATCACTTTAGAGCAATTACAAAAAGACTATGATGCCGTTTACATGGCTTTCGGAATAGGATTAGCTCGTCAATTGGATATTGAAGGAGAACATTTGGAAGGTGTGGAAGATGCCATCAAGTTCATATACGAATTGAGAAACAATGACTATTCCAAAATAGCGGTAGGCGATAAAGTTGCCGTAATCGGAATGGGAATGACTGCTATCGATGCAGCGACTCAAGCCAAAAGATTAGGGGCTTCCGATGTGACTTTGGTGTACAGAAGAACACAAGCTGAAATGCCTTGTACTGAAAAAGAATTGGACATCGCTAAACTCGATGGATGTAAAGTAATCTGGTTAGCCTCACCCAAAGAAATCAAAGGCAACAACGGAAAAGTTTCTCAATTAATCTGTGATGTTATGAAACTCGGCGAACCTGATGCCAGTGGAAGAAGAAGTCCTGTTGTTTCAGGAGAAACATTTACACTTGATGTAGATATGGTCATCAAAGCGGCCGGGCAAATGCCTTTCCAATCTTTAGTGAATGATAATAACATCCAAAACAACAACGGTAAAATTGTAGTTGATGGAAAATCCGTTTCAAAAATAGCTGGTGTTTTTGCTGGTGGCGATTGTGTCAACGGAGGTCGAGAAGTAGTCGATGCGGTACAAGCTGGAAAAGACGGAGCTGCCGCTATACTGAAATACATCATCAGCCCGGATTATATCATCGAATCCGAATTAAAACCAACGTTCAACAATTAA
- the preA gene encoding NAD-dependent dihydropyrimidine dehydrogenase subunit PreA: MADISTDFLGIKSPNPFWLASAPPTDKKINVVRAFEAGWGGVVWKTLGSQVKNVSSRYSSVEYGRKRIMGFNNIELISDRPLEINLKEITEVVKMFPDRAMIVSLMADNDRKSWHELIMKCEDAGAMGFELNFGCPHGMTERGMGAAVGQDPEIAKMVVEWVMEKATIPVITKLTPNVHSVVPTGRAAVEGGTNALSLINTIQSVTGIDLDTLVPNPYVAGKSVFGGYCGPAVKPIALKMLTTIAQDPKTSKVPISGIGGVSTWKDAVEFMLLGATSVQVCTAAMTHGFRIVEDMCEGLNNWMDEKGYQKTTDFIGKSVEKITHWEDLDINYHHIAKIDQEKCIHCGLCYIACEDTSHQSINIERGVPYNNYTIKEEECVGCNLCKLVCPVDNCITMEVHRVAPEYINWKDWQAQGLPLNDH; this comes from the coding sequence ATGGCAGATATATCAACCGATTTTTTAGGCATAAAATCACCAAACCCATTTTGGCTGGCAAGTGCGCCTCCAACGGATAAAAAAATAAATGTAGTCCGTGCTTTTGAAGCAGGCTGGGGTGGTGTAGTATGGAAAACATTAGGCTCTCAAGTAAAAAATGTTTCCTCTCGTTACTCTTCTGTAGAATACGGAAGAAAACGAATAATGGGATTCAATAATATTGAATTAATTAGTGACCGACCTTTAGAAATCAATTTAAAAGAAATCACTGAAGTAGTAAAAATGTTCCCAGATCGCGCTATGATTGTTTCATTGATGGCGGATAACGATAGAAAATCATGGCACGAACTCATCATGAAATGTGAAGATGCTGGTGCTATGGGATTCGAATTAAATTTTGGTTGTCCACACGGGATGACCGAAAGAGGTATGGGAGCAGCCGTTGGTCAAGACCCTGAAATTGCCAAAATGGTAGTTGAATGGGTAATGGAAAAAGCAACGATTCCAGTAATTACAAAACTTACGCCAAATGTACATTCGGTTGTTCCAACAGGAAGAGCCGCTGTTGAGGGAGGAACTAACGCACTAAGTTTAATCAATACCATTCAAAGTGTAACCGGAATTGATTTAGATACTTTAGTTCCAAATCCATACGTTGCAGGTAAAAGTGTTTTTGGAGGCTATTGCGGTCCAGCAGTGAAACCCATTGCGTTAAAAATGTTAACCACTATTGCCCAAGACCCAAAGACAAGTAAAGTGCCAATCTCTGGTATTGGAGGGGTTAGTACATGGAAAGATGCTGTGGAGTTTATGCTTTTAGGAGCCACTTCAGTTCAAGTTTGTACTGCTGCTATGACTCACGGTTTCCGAATTGTGGAAGATATGTGCGAAGGTTTAAACAATTGGATGGACGAAAAAGGCTATCAAAAAACTACTGATTTTATTGGTAAATCAGTTGAAAAAATTACCCACTGGGAAGATTTAGATATTAACTATCATCATATTGCTAAGATAGACCAAGAGAAATGTATTCACTGTGGTTTGTGTTATATCGCTTGTGAAGATACTTCGCATCAATCCATCAATATTGAAAGAGGAGTTCCTTATAACAATTACACTATCAAAGAAGAAGAATGTGTGGGTTGTAACTTATGTAAATTAGTGTGCCCAGTTGATAATTGTATCACCATGGAAGTGCATCGTGTAGCTCCTGAATACATCAATTGGAAAGATTGGCAAGCGCAAGGATTACCTTTAAACGACCACTAA
- a CDS encoding M20 family metallo-hydrolase has product MKINSARLQQHFEAMSLIGKIGETGTCRPAHTDLEKQGFEIAGSWMKEAGMSVRIDNFGNLIGRLEGTNPELPVLMMGSHLDSQPYGGRFDGVAGVLCAIEVVKTLHDNGIFPERTIEVISFADEEGWRFNKGLFGSRGILGKLEEGELERADKDGITRGQALKDFGCDITKFKESEYQPGSIFCFLELHIEQGPILDLAHKPIGVVSGISGPLWWTVKLKGMAGHTGSVPMPIRKDALVGAAEIIIAVNEIATQVPGNPTVGTVGTLNIFPASRNIIPEEVTFTVDLRDIDLERRNRYEKQLRNRIETICAKHQLTYEISEDTKSDPRYCADWIKEIIHAECQKLQLDEIELMSGPFHDALALSYACDYGMIFVRCKDGISHNPLEYSSYEDLAIGANVLLGTVTQILNK; this is encoded by the coding sequence ATGAAAATAAATTCTGCACGACTACAACAGCATTTTGAAGCTATGAGTCTGATTGGCAAAATAGGAGAAACAGGCACTTGTAGACCAGCACATACCGATTTGGAAAAACAAGGTTTTGAAATAGCAGGTTCTTGGATGAAAGAAGCTGGCATGTCAGTCCGCATTGATAATTTTGGAAACCTTATCGGAAGATTAGAAGGCACAAATCCTGAGTTACCTGTTTTAATGATGGGCTCTCATCTCGATTCACAACCTTATGGAGGACGTTTTGATGGAGTGGCCGGAGTACTTTGTGCCATCGAGGTAGTGAAAACGTTGCACGATAATGGCATCTTTCCAGAAAGAACTATAGAAGTCATTTCCTTTGCCGATGAAGAAGGCTGGCGTTTTAATAAAGGGCTTTTTGGCTCACGCGGTATTTTAGGAAAACTTGAAGAAGGCGAATTAGAACGTGCCGATAAAGACGGAATCACTCGAGGGCAAGCACTAAAAGATTTTGGTTGCGACATAACGAAATTCAAAGAATCAGAATATCAACCAGGAAGTATTTTTTGTTTTCTAGAATTGCATATTGAACAAGGTCCTATTTTAGATTTGGCTCACAAACCTATTGGAGTGGTTTCTGGAATTTCAGGTCCGCTTTGGTGGACGGTTAAGCTAAAAGGAATGGCAGGACACACGGGTTCCGTTCCTATGCCGATTCGAAAAGATGCTTTAGTAGGAGCTGCCGAAATCATTATTGCGGTTAATGAAATAGCTACTCAAGTTCCAGGAAATCCAACAGTAGGAACGGTGGGAACATTGAATATTTTTCCAGCTTCCAGAAATATCATTCCGGAAGAAGTGACCTTTACCGTCGACTTGCGCGACATCGATTTAGAACGAAGAAACCGTTATGAGAAACAATTGCGCAATCGAATTGAAACCATTTGTGCCAAACATCAACTGACTTACGAAATCTCAGAAGATACTAAAAGCGATCCTCGTTATTGTGCGGATTGGATTAAGGAAATTATTCATGCCGAATGTCAAAAACTACAACTTGATGAAATTGAATTGATGAGTGGGCCTTTCCATGATGCGCTGGCATTGTCTTATGCTTGTGATTACGGAATGATATTCGTGCGTTGTAAAGACGGGATTAGTCACAATCCTTTAGAGTATTCTTCTTATGAAGATTTAGCAATTGGTGCCAATGTTTTATTAGGAACCGTAACTCAAATACTAAACAAATAA
- a CDS encoding TM2 domain-containing protein: protein MDAQKVDMFMIANNKYFEGHHLHAVREKLLSLDDSKWPLVQTLQFKSPDTAQILSIMGQVGIDRFFIGDTGLGIVKLLTCGGLGIWTIIDWFMIQGAAREKNMETFQNALY from the coding sequence ATGGACGCACAAAAAGTTGACATGTTTATGATTGCTAATAACAAGTATTTCGAGGGACACCATCTTCATGCAGTAAGAGAAAAATTATTAAGCTTAGATGATTCGAAATGGCCTTTGGTACAAACACTACAATTTAAAAGCCCTGACACAGCACAAATTTTATCCATTATGGGCCAAGTAGGAATTGACCGTTTTTTTATCGGTGATACTGGATTAGGAATCGTTAAATTACTTACCTGTGGAGGTCTTGGGATTTGGACAATCATCGACTGGTTTATGATACAAGGTGCGGCTAGAGAAAAGAATATGGAAACTTTTCAAAACGCATTATATTAG
- a CDS encoding DUF2752 domain-containing protein — MTRNKLYAWLFGACILGHVYLWYSIFSTDKYHLTVCMIKNVTGYPCPSCGTTRAMQLLVQGDFIESLKMNPFGIIVAILMTVAPIWIAIDFVLKKDTFFHSYKKAEVIIRTKWLAIFLIILVILNWIWNIYKHL; from the coding sequence ATGACAAGAAATAAGTTGTATGCATGGCTTTTTGGAGCTTGTATATTAGGACATGTATATTTATGGTATAGCATTTTTTCCACCGATAAATATCATTTGACCGTTTGTATGATAAAGAATGTAACGGGTTATCCTTGTCCTTCTTGTGGCACAACAAGAGCAATGCAACTTCTTGTTCAGGGAGACTTTATCGAATCTCTCAAAATGAATCCTTTTGGCATTATTGTAGCAATACTAATGACCGTAGCACCAATTTGGATTGCAATAGATTTCGTTTTAAAGAAAGACACTTTTTTTCATAGTTATAAAAAAGCTGAAGTAATTATCAGAACCAAATGGTTGGCTATTTTTCTTATCATACTAGTCATTCTCAATTGGATTTGGAATATATACAAACACTTATGA
- a CDS encoding DUF4870 domain-containing protein: MIQETTFAYKPGEHECEKASNSYLMSLVALIAGLPLPIINLLATLFFFLANRKGTYFVRWHCTQALLSQLALLGINSASFWWTISILFSDEKASNQYFAYIFTVIVFNLLEIFSTIYAAVQTRKGKQVQFLFFGNITNLICKP, encoded by the coding sequence ATGATACAAGAAACCACTTTTGCTTATAAACCAGGCGAACACGAATGCGAAAAAGCATCGAATAGTTATTTGATGTCTTTAGTAGCTCTAATAGCTGGATTGCCTTTGCCGATCATTAATTTGCTGGCAACACTCTTTTTCTTTTTAGCCAATAGAAAAGGTACTTATTTTGTACGTTGGCATTGTACACAGGCCTTGTTATCGCAATTAGCCTTGTTAGGCATAAACAGTGCTAGTTTTTGGTGGACCATTTCTATTTTGTTTTCAGATGAAAAAGCAAGTAATCAATACTTTGCTTATATCTTCACGGTCATCGTATTTAACCTATTAGAAATTTTTTCTACTATTTATGCTGCTGTTCAAACCCGAAAAGGAAAACAAGTTCAGTTTTTGTTTTTCGGAAATATTACTAACTTAATTTGTAAACCCTAA